Proteins encoded by one window of Campylobacter concisus:
- a CDS encoding molybdopterin molybdotransferase MoeA — protein sequence MRDIISYEDSLNILKDTVEIWDKVEKIAITDALDRNIAHDVIADKNYPAKPVSAMDGYAFAYGDSLSELELITDLPAGSDKEIKISGNKCVKTFTGSLMSEGSDTLVPVENVEVSGSKITIKKNVSKGFAVRAVGESYKKGEILIRKGTKLSYAEIALLAELGIFHVSVFIRPRVAIIATGSEIKDLGEPLENAAQIHSSNHIGIAMQILKMGAEPILCEIVKDEAALVKKAIINALKSADILITTGGVSMGDYDFVKDTLKENFSVIIDKAAVKPGRHIKIAKSGEKYIFALPGFPYSAMVMCVLYVRVLINLWLGNDEPKITAIMDEDYKKRSPFLEFTAVNLENREGKNFVNLNGKKLGSSAIVNNLTNKAALLIIPMDKEFLKKGEIVEVLMMPC from the coding sequence GTGCGAGATATTATAAGTTATGAGGATAGTTTAAATATTTTAAAAGACACAGTTGAAATTTGGGATAAAGTAGAAAAGATCGCCATCACAGACGCTCTTGATAGAAATATCGCACACGATGTGATAGCAGATAAGAACTATCCAGCAAAGCCAGTTTCAGCGATGGATGGCTACGCATTTGCATATGGTGATAGCTTAAGCGAGCTTGAGCTCATCACCGATCTTCCCGCAGGAAGTGACAAGGAGATAAAAATAAGCGGAAACAAATGCGTTAAAACCTTTACTGGCTCGCTCATGAGCGAGGGCTCAGATACGCTTGTGCCAGTTGAAAATGTCGAAGTTAGTGGCTCAAAAATCACTATCAAAAAAAATGTATCAAAAGGCTTTGCCGTGCGTGCGGTGGGCGAGAGCTACAAAAAGGGAGAAATTTTAATAAGAAAAGGAACCAAACTTAGTTACGCAGAAATCGCACTTCTTGCTGAGCTTGGCATCTTTCACGTAAGCGTTTTCATCCGCCCTAGAGTAGCGATAATTGCAACTGGTAGCGAGATCAAAGACCTTGGCGAGCCACTAGAAAACGCTGCACAAATTCATAGCTCAAATCACATAGGTATAGCGATGCAAATACTTAAAATGGGAGCCGAGCCAATCCTTTGTGAGATCGTAAAAGATGAGGCTGCGCTTGTTAAAAAAGCTATCATAAATGCACTAAAATCAGCTGATATATTAATAACAACTGGCGGCGTTAGCATGGGAGATTATGACTTTGTAAAAGACACTTTAAAAGAAAATTTTAGCGTCATCATAGATAAGGCTGCCGTTAAACCAGGCCGCCACATCAAGATAGCAAAATCAGGCGAAAAATATATATTTGCACTGCCTGGATTTCCGTATTCAGCAATGGTTATGTGCGTACTTTATGTTAGAGTCTTGATAAATTTATGGCTAGGCAATGACGAGCCAAAAATCACGGCGATAATGGACGAAGACTATAAAAAGCGTTCGCCATTTTTAGAATTTACGGCTGTAAATTTAGAAAATCGTGAAGGAAAAAATTTTGTAAATCTAAATGGCAAAAAGCTTGGCAGTTCAGCGATCGTAAATAACTTAACAAACAAGGCTGCACTTTTAATTATCCCAATGGATAAAGAATTTCTCAAAAAAGGCGAGATAGTAGAAGTCTTGATGATGCCTTGCTAA